The window TTTATTTTTGGTATTGAGAATCCAGTACCCTGCCCACAGCAGTGTTGAAAGCAGAGCAAGTGCCACACCGAGTGGGCTATCGAATTGCATGCCTAGCACATCGCCTTTGGTGGCAATAACTACCACACCCGCATAGCTGAAGGTACACGCCACCCAATCTTGTTTACGAATCTTTTGCCCTAGAAAAACCGCTGCCATTAGAGTCAGCGTGATCGCCCAACTGTAGTTGATGGCTTGAGCTTGAGATGCTGGTAACAAGTCGTAGGCTTTGAATAGAATCAGGTAGTAGGCTAGAGGGTTGACCAAACCGAGCAGTAAGTAATACCAAGGGTTTGAAAGAAACGTGGTACTCAGTTGAGAAAGCTTACCTTGAAACGCGCAAACGGCGATCAGCGCAATCGACGACACAATGCTGGCGATGGTCAGCATTTGAATCGGTGAAAACTCAGCAAGGGTCAGCTTAAAAGCAGTAGCGACTGTTGACCACAGCAATACCGCAGCAAGGCCAAAGCCCAAGGCACGACGTTCGTTCATAGCAACTCATTCTAATTTGATGGGACAGAATACGGAGCGCCTAGTCTATCTGTCGAATTTTAATACGGCAAACTGGACATTTATCCAGTATCAAAATACCATTTAATGAGTTATCTCCAATTAGGCTAAATCATTATCATGCAATGGATTATCGAACATCAGGCAACGCTTATTGCTGCTATTTCCGGCGCGCTCGTCAGCGGCGGTGTGGTGGGCTGGTGGATCAAACAGAAGTTCTCTTTTCAGCAGCGACTTCTTGAACAGCAACTAGAGTCCGACCGTTTGCTGCATGAGTCACAACAATCTCAGCTCAAATCTTCACTCGCAGAGGCACAACAAGAGCTCAATGAGCTGGATGATGATCGAGATAAAGCGGCATTTGAACTTAAGCAGGCACATGGCAAGGTGATGGCTGCGATGGAGAAGCTGCGCTATTTTGAAGCCGTGAAGCAAGAGCGTCAGCAGTATGCCGACGATATTAATGTTCTTAAGGAGCATAAGTCTGAGTTGGAGGCTGAGCTTCGCGAGCAAGAAGCTCGGCACGACCAAGAAAACCTCGCCAACAGTGAAAAACTGCAATTGTTAGAGCAGGCAGAGTCCCGATTGAAGCAGCAGTTCGAACTGTTAGCGAATCAACTGTTTGAGAGCAAAACCGCTAAGGTCGATCAACAAAACAAGCAAAGCTTAGAGGGTTTGTTGTCTCCATTGAGAGAGCAGTTAGAAGGCTTTAAGAAGCAGGTTAATGATAGCTTCAGTCAAGAAGCCAAAGAGCGTCACACCTTAGTTCATGAGCTTAAAAACCTGCAGCGTCTCAATGAGAGCATGACGCGTGAAGCGGTTAACCTGACTCAGGCGTTAAAGGGTGATAATAAGCAACAAGGTAACTGGGGCGAAGTGGTACTGGCTCGTGTGTTGGCGGATTCAGGCTTAAGAGAAGGCCATGAATATCAAACTCAGGTGAACCTGCAAAACGATGCCGGAAAGCGTTACCAACCGGATGTGATTGTGCATTTGCCACAAGACAAGCAAGTGGTGGTGGATTCGAAAATGGCGTTGGTGGCATTTGAGCGCTACTTCAACGCTGAGACCGATCAACAACGCGACGCAGCACTGCGTGATCATTTGGCTTCACTGCGAGCGCACATTAAAGGCTTGAGTCAGAAGGATTATCATCAACTCAAAGGCATACAGAGCCTTGATTATGTATTGATGTTTATTCCGGTAGAACCTGCGTTTCAAGTTGCGATTCAAGCTGACCCTAGCTTGGTCAAAGACGCGATGGAACAAAACATTATCTTAGTCAGCCCTACGACCTTGCTGGTGGCACTGCGTACCATTGATAACCTGTGGCGCAACGAAAGACAGAACCAGAATGCACAAATCATTGCAGAGCGGGCGAGCAAACTTTACGACAAGCTGCGCTTGTTTGTGGATGATATGGAAGGTCTTGGCAGTTCACTTGATAGAGCCAACCAAAGCTATCAAGGTGCCATGAATAAGCTGGTGACTGGTCGTGGTAACGTGATTCGTCAGGCCGAAAGCTTTAAGCAATTGGGTGTTGAGGTGAAGAAACCTATCTCAGTTGGCTTGGCGGAAATCGCTCAAAATGAGGCTTTTTCAGAAAATGCCTCCTTAGTAGAAAGACAACCCGCTGAGGATAAAGTAAACTAATCGGCCGCAGCGCCTCTAAATAGAGAGTGCACTGTCGATGAGAACTTACCATGGTAGATAACAGCATTATGGACACAAGCGTGCAGACAAATTCAGCAGTAGAGTCAGAAACCACACACTTTGGTTTCGAAACAGTCGCGAAAGACCAAAAAGTCGCGAAAGTAGCAGAGGTATTTCACTCTGTAGCCGCTAAATACGACATCATGAATGACTTAATGTCGGGTGGTGTTCACCGCTTGTGGAAGCGATTTACGATTGATTGCAGTGGCGTTCGCCCGGGTCAACGTATCCTAGACCTTGGTGGTGGTACTGGCGACCTTACTGCGAAATTCTCGCGCATCGTTGGTGAAAAAGGCCACGTGGTTCTTGCTGATATCAACAACTCAATGCTGA of the Vibrio lentus genome contains:
- a CDS encoding DMT family transporter encodes the protein MNERRALGFGLAAVLLWSTVATAFKLTLAEFSPIQMLTIASIVSSIALIAVCAFQGKLSQLSTTFLSNPWYYLLLGLVNPLAYYLILFKAYDLLPASQAQAINYSWAITLTLMAAVFLGQKIRKQDWVACTFSYAGVVVIATKGDVLGMQFDSPLGVALALLSTLLWAGYWILNTKNKADPVVGVLLGFLVALPFAIGLTVYEGESFSQITAKGWMAVTYVGLFEMGITFVLWLSALKLTNNTARISNLIFASPFISLMLLSTIIGEEIHPATLFGLMLIIAGLVIQQIKWGKKKNNPSSES
- the rmuC gene encoding DNA recombination protein RmuC, translating into MQWIIEHQATLIAAISGALVSGGVVGWWIKQKFSFQQRLLEQQLESDRLLHESQQSQLKSSLAEAQQELNELDDDRDKAAFELKQAHGKVMAAMEKLRYFEAVKQERQQYADDINVLKEHKSELEAELREQEARHDQENLANSEKLQLLEQAESRLKQQFELLANQLFESKTAKVDQQNKQSLEGLLSPLREQLEGFKKQVNDSFSQEAKERHTLVHELKNLQRLNESMTREAVNLTQALKGDNKQQGNWGEVVLARVLADSGLREGHEYQTQVNLQNDAGKRYQPDVIVHLPQDKQVVVDSKMALVAFERYFNAETDQQRDAALRDHLASLRAHIKGLSQKDYHQLKGIQSLDYVLMFIPVEPAFQVAIQADPSLVKDAMEQNIILVSPTTLLVALRTIDNLWRNERQNQNAQIIAERASKLYDKLRLFVDDMEGLGSSLDRANQSYQGAMNKLVTGRGNVIRQAESFKQLGVEVKKPISVGLAEIAQNEAFSENASLVERQPAEDKVN